The genomic stretch GTGTTTTGTGCAGTATAGCCTTTATTTGCGAGAGCGTAGAAAGCCAATGTCAGGGCATTTGCGATACTCACGGGGTTTTGCAGTGAATTTTCGTAGCGGACGTTCGCGTGGTGTGGATTTCTCATGTGTTCCGTGACACAAGATAATAACAACTCGAGAACCACGGTCTTGACACAATTATGAACATATGATTATAATAATGTGTCAGTGCAGAAACAGAAAAAATTGTCTATAAACAGGAGGTTTTTGTATGAAAGTAGCCTTTGCGGTACAGAAAGATGAAGGAATGGAGAGTACGGTTTATAATCACTTCGGCTCGGCTCCGGCTTTTGTCACGATAGATACGGCGACGGAGCGGGTTGTTACTATCAGTAACGCAGATGTGAATCATGTTCACGGCGCATGCAATCCCATCATGGCAATCGGCGGCCAGGACGTAGACGCCGTAGTTGTAGGCGGGATCGGCGCAGGAGCAATTCGGGGGCTTAATTCCCGAGGCATCAGGGTATACGGGGCTGTAATGCCCACAGTGAAAGGCAACATGGAAATGTTGAAGGCGGGAGAACTTCCTGAATTGACCATGCAGCACGCATGTGGCGGGCATGGTGGCGGTTGCGCTCACTGAGAGCCGGCAAAGAACGGACGGTGTTTGCCCGGAGAACTCTTCGTT from Syntrophobacterales bacterium encodes the following:
- a CDS encoding diguanylate cyclase, translated to MKVAFAVQKDEGMESTVYNHFGSAPAFVTIDTATERVVTISNADVNHVHGACNPIMAIGGQDVDAVVVGGIGAGAIRGLNSRGIRVYGAVMPTVKGNMEMLKAGELPELTMQHACGGHGGGCAH